The Cinclus cinclus chromosome Z, bCinCin1.1, whole genome shotgun sequence genome contains the following window.
AATACATTCTTAAGCAAGCATCATCATGTTAAGCAGGTAATTATTTTCTAGCTGGTTAATTTGCACTTTTCTTAATCTTGCATTTAATATAGTTACAGACCAGTTCTATGCAGGCCTTACTCAGGTGAAGTCTAATGAGAACCAAACTTGGTTTTCCTGCCTTGTAGACTCTTAATAGTAAATGGCATCTGTTTATTTGCTCTGCTGACCCTGACACACTAGCAGAACAACAGTGaataaatgtgtgtttttaCTGTTCTGTATCACTCTGAGAATAACCAAGGACAGTAATCTTGTCATTAGCTGCAGTTGAATAACGTATGTTAAAATTCTCCTGATGTGCTGTTACATAGAAACATTCTGCATATTCAGAATTGTACGGTACTTCTATCACCAATAAAATTTTCAGTCCAAATATTTTGGAGTgtgttaagattttttttccatgccgAATTCTTACCTAAATTCTACTTCCCTTTCCAAATCCAGGTGCAGTTATACAAATCAGTGCTTGCTTATCTATGTACATTCACTTTATAGGTTGATACTCAACTGTCAGCCTTGAAGCAAACAGGGTTCAAGCAGGCTGACTTGAAACAGCAGAAAACCAGTGAAGATGTTCCTAAAGCAGTACCTACAGTAAGAAAGACTGACCTGATGCAGGCTAAAGGTGAGATGGAAATCCTTGTTTCACTAACAACTGGTTAAGAGCAGTTGTAATTCAACTGAACATTTAGAAACACTTTTTGTATACCAGATTAAGATGAAAAAAGTGACACCAACAGTCTGAGCATCAGTCAGGTTTCCAGCTGAAGGAACACTTGCTAGGATTTCTGTTGATTCAGTTCTGTTTTAGTAGGTATGTTgcacataaagaaaaatagaaatatttgcaattttGGAGTCATGTTCCTCATTTAATATGGAAAGAATACCCAACTTCTGGAAGGAATAATGTTCAAGCATActtaaaatttgctttctttgtaaATTTGGCCTACTCAGCCTAGTACCCCTCCTCAGTGTGGAACAGCTGAAAGTTAGGCTTACAGCAAGCACACATCCATACTTTCTATATGCTGTCCATGAGCCAAATGCAAGTAAGAGAAAATATACACATGGGTTTAGGTTGTTAGCCTAGTTGTTCCTTTTGGCACAAAACTTCAGAAAGTATTAATTTGAGTGGATGTATCCTTGTGTGTCTGTTTTGCATAGTAGTGTGTGTGATTGATATTCAATTCTTACAATGTCTACATGTAGTTTAATTTTATGAGAAAATCTTAcgggttttttaaaattaaaatgcatgagaaaaattatgtttgttAATGTCAACTAAAAATTATAGCAgtcctgctcttccctcttcatatttaaaaatatgaacagACTTGGATACTTGCAAGTCTGCCTCTGTGATGCTTTGTCCTGAGCTACTTTTGAACACCTAATCAGTTTTATTGGTGGTAATAAGTTGTAACACACAGAAACCTAATGCTTATATAGGACAccacaatttttatttaaactgctGTGTTTCACTTGCCCAATTTATTAACCACATGTACCAAAATTTTAAGAATGTAGAAGCATGAATCTGTTGACAGTGAAAAAAGTTCCCTTCTTTAGCTGCTCTCAGTAGGAAAGACCTGAGTTGTCTTATCTCTGGAACTGATGTGATTGGAAGATACTCTTTCAGAGGAAAACCAAGAATTTAGTGAGAAATATAACACATTATTGAAGATTTTTAGCTTGATGCATGCTGGAGGGCATTATTTTTTCACTCAGAGtcatttctgttgttttcagaAAGAACACACAGCCTAACCAACATCAGAAAACAGGAGCCTAAGGCAGAAGAGGAGCAGCTTTCTAGTCAGTTGGGAAAACCTCAGGAGTCACTCAAGGCTACTGCAGGTCACAAGGAGATGCTGCTTGAGTCAGAGAAGGAGCCAAATCCACCTGAGGATGAGAAATATGTAGCTGGGCAAGATGCATTAAagccagcagcagaacagaCTGCCAGTGAGGAAATTGAGAGGGAAGAGCTCCTAAATTATGATGATAAGCAGGATGACTTGCCCCCTGGAAAGGCTGGTTAGTAGCACATCATGTATTGTTAAAAACAgtaacaaaatgaaaagtaaaaaaatataagtGTGGAATGGGGCATGATTTCAATACATTGGTGGAAGCTGGCCAGACTCAGTACAAGTGTTCATAAAGGTCAGTGTGCTGTGGAAGGTGTCAGTCCCGAGCAATCTGCTGCAGTTCATGAGTTAAGATGTAGGCTTCTGAGTGTACAACACGAAGCTGCCAGGCTGAGTTCCTCTGCTCACCATAACAGCACTACTGTCTCTCCATTGGCTCTACAAAGTGTTTAGGGAAATTCACCCCAAAACTTTTTGGGTATTGGAGCTTTAAAAGAATATGATGCATCTGAAAAGGATGAGATGTTAATCATCCAAAGCACTGATGAGTAGAGGGTTACTTATGCATGGATATTTTGCAGTTAGTCTTTTTACAATGTCAGTGTGTGGATACTAGCTATTCCTATTTCAAAATAAGCTACCGTGAGTAAAACTGATAACTCAGACTTGAGGTATCTGAAGTTTCATGTTGTGAGTCTTGAAAACATGGATCAGATATTGTAAAGGTGCCAGTTTCTGGCATCTATCAAATAACTCTGAACTACACATCTCAACAGCACCGAGCAGCAGAGCACTGTGTAGAAACCCGACCAATGTCTAGACATTCTTCTGACTTGAAGGATTTGGTCTCAGTAACCCGAAGTAATCAAAAGGAAGCCTTATGGCAGAGCAAGAATCAATGCCCacaaaaaatactgtttatgCTTTTTTAGTAAACACATCCTTAGAATTATAAATTTCATGTTAACGTTGTTAACTTGGCAGGGATAAATAATCTCATCTGCACTGttaaagcaatatttttccAGGTCCAAAAAGATGCTGGCCAGAGCAGGCTATATCCCAAAGAGATGTAATTACAAGTTACCTaaactgctttcattttaacagaaataaatagcagaaaagttagattaaaaaaaaaatcatccaacAATTAGTGCAAGGAACAACCTTTGCCATGCAGCCCATGAAAGCTCAGTTTCACAGGTTGGCATTTCTGTTAGCTAAAAAGACTAGGGGGGTACTCTTCAGGCTTTATTGTTCAATCTTGCTGCATAGGTTCATTGTAGCCAAAGGACCTTAAGGTAGAAAGACTTCTTCAGTAGTCTATGGGCATCCTCTTTCAAGAAGACCTGCTTCTGAAATTTTCAGACCTTTAGGTCTATAATgataaaaatttatttgataTGGTGGTCTGAACATGGCTAAAAATTTTCAAGCTTCTTTCTTAACCACTTACTAACTGGAAGGCTTAAGAACATTTAGAGCAAGGGCTGTGATCCATCTTAAGTGAAGTTTACTTACACCTCTCTGCTGTTACCTTTTTTTCTGgttaattatttgaaaaataaggaTAGTAGTTTGGCAAtcagaaatgtttccatttaTATCTGAGTCCTCTATCTAAATAAATCTTATGATAGTCAATAAATGTTGCTTGGCAGGAGTTAATGACTAACTAAGGGTGAAGAAAATATCTTCTaggagaaaagtaattttgtgaCAACTTAGCACATCAATAAACACTGTGCTATAGTTATAGCATTCTGCTTGCTGGACAAGCTAAAATAAGGGTTTCTCAGCAATGGCTTCaggttttcctcttcctcaggcTGTCTTGTAATGTATTCTGAAATTGTGTAATGTTCTTTATGTTCATCAGAGTGCTAGATGATTTTGCAAGCTTTCCAAATCCCAAAAGACTGTCTTCTGTCTAGCTCTTTTGACAGGATTTACAGCCAAAGTTGCTCTGCAAATTAACACTTTaaaggaaaagtaataataTAAAAACTTGCTCAGAACAGCAATTCATTCAGTAGCAAAGTAATCCTGTGGAAGATGTTTAAAATCACTCTTTGTGTGAAGATGACCTTACAGTATAGCATAAAATTGTTTAATTTAATCTTCTTTCAGATGAACAGGAACATGAAGCAGTGAACCAGGACAAGGATGTTGATTACAATTTAGATGTGAATGAAGCTGAATCAGAAACAGACAAACAAGCAGCACTTGCAGGGATTGAAaatggtaaaaaagaaaaaccccagtTTTAACCTAAGTATCACatgctgaaaatgtaaagatcatATTTTGCATGGTATCCTGTAGCAAGCTATACCTAGctaatttctgttttttagACTTTCCTTCATGTTTACAGTGTAACCTCTTTTCTGTATAGCATCACTGAACCTACTCTTTAGGTGAGGGGGTGTGGTATCTGTAACTTTACTGTGCTACACAGTATTTAACAGTTGTTACAAAATTTCTTGTTGTTTCCTAGATAGAACTTTATGAAGAACTGCTCCCtcttaagagattttttttcctttttttcccctcattagTTCAAAACCCTGAAGATCTGAAGAACCACTTACCTGACCCTGGTGAAGGACAACAGAAGTTGTGAACAAAGGAAGTTAATGATACAACTGAGTCATCTCTTCATCCAAATGCAGCAATGAGCCAAGTGAAGTGATATTAGAAGATTTAGATTATCTTCTAAAGACTTGACTACGGGGCCCAAACAAAGTAGTATTTTGTGAAGTTTTAGTACTGTTGCAGTGGGGAAAAGATGTAAATCTCTGGTGGTTTGTTTCAAAGCAGTTTGGCCTTTGCAATGACTTTCTCCTTCCTATCAATTATAAAATTGCAATCAGGAAGCAATAAAGGCAGTAACTTTGAAATTGGCTACTTTGTATACTACATATACACACGCAGTCATACTGCATTAAGTGTTTGTGTGGATTGGTGGTAGATGATGAGCAGTCCTCTGCCAAGGACGGATCTCTCCCCTGAGCAATGCACAGTGGAGAAATCTCCAGCTTAGTTTTAAGTGTTTAAGAAGGAGCTGCGTTACTGTAACAAAGTAACAAAACACAGGAAGGATGAAAACCAGTCCATGCTGCAAACTACCCTTGTGCCTCTTCTGGCCCCTTTTTACTGCAACACAGATTGAGAAGGCACACCTGTAGTCCACAGATACTATGCAGAATGATATATGGACCTGGGCCTCTAAATTAAATTCCTAGATTACACTCAAGATGTGTTCTTCGtttcaaagttaaaaaaaatccaaaaaggaTTCTGATGATTGCAGCTTCTTGTTAAGAGATTAGCCaggaagatttttctgaaagctttgCTGGATTCCACAAGGTCAGTCAGTACTACAATTTGGTTACCATTACCATGCACAAGTTAAGTGTAAAAATTCAAACTCAAACTTTTCATGACAGAAGCTCTCTGAAATGGTGTACTACAACTACCGTTTACTCCACCCAGCCACTATCTTCTGTGAAAGACAGGAATGCAAATTCTTGCCTTATGCAACAGCAATCTCAGCTGTTCAATATGACTGATCTTCTCTGCTGCACTTCTGACAGAGGTAACCAGACTATGCATTTAGAAGATACGGCAGTGTCTTCCACAGGTGAAGCTT
Protein-coding sequences here:
- the GOLM1 gene encoding Golgi membrane protein 1 isoform X1 translates to MVGLGNSCRGMKSPPLLMAALVACIIVLGFNYWIASSRSMDLQGRVMELEGKVRRAAAERGAVEQKKNEFQGELEKQRQQIDRIQSLHSFQMENANRVHQEEKAVLMSNITVNDRLIQTLREHLKELQTEYGKLQLDVYWFQKNQTNLQRKFSYDLSQCLNQMKELKEQCEERIDELRKKSSDVPQIKESKDFTEDSQVDTQLSALKQTGFKQADLKQQKTSEDVPKAVPTVRKTDLMQAKERTHSLTNIRKQEPKAEEEQLSSQLGKPQESLKATAGHKEMLLESEKEPNPPEDEKYVAGQDALKPAAEQTASEEIEREELLNYDDKQDDLPPGKADEQEHEAVNQDKDVDYNLDVNEAESETDKQAALAGIENVQNPEDLKNHLPDPGEGQQKL